A portion of the Thermosipho africanus Ob7 genome contains these proteins:
- a CDS encoding Rossmann-like and DUF2520 domain-containing protein: MKINIVGIGKVTTAILFNLKDKVDIGYIVSRDLNKAKKLSDELGKGIPVTYNDNFKFEDIVLVGLNDSTLPDSVDLIKNFVSEGNTVIHFSGFHPSTIFPKEWNPASMHPNCPVLGKETSFKDIVFGIEGNTKITKEIVNLLGGKYFEIPSESKVLYHLSAVLMSNFPLALVYLAEKFYKNANLPHEMFLEVMESLLKTTIENVKKNGTLNSITGPIYREDVDIVNVEMEIFCSTFPELCNLFDGFIQIILSMKEEKESESS, encoded by the coding sequence ATGAAAATAAACATAGTTGGAATTGGAAAGGTAACTACTGCTATTTTATTCAATTTAAAAGATAAAGTAGATATTGGGTACATAGTTTCAAGGGACTTAAACAAGGCAAAAAAACTTTCTGATGAACTTGGAAAAGGCATTCCAGTAACATACAATGACAATTTTAAATTTGAAGATATAGTACTTGTAGGTTTAAACGACTCAACTTTACCAGATTCTGTTGACCTAATTAAAAATTTTGTTTCTGAAGGTAACACTGTAATCCATTTTAGCGGATTCCATCCCTCAACAATATTTCCAAAAGAGTGGAATCCAGCATCGATGCATCCTAATTGCCCTGTTTTAGGTAAAGAAACAAGTTTTAAAGATATTGTATTTGGAATTGAGGGAAATACAAAAATTACAAAAGAAATAGTAAACTTACTTGGTGGAAAATATTTTGAAATACCTTCTGAGTCAAAAGTTCTCTATCATCTTTCTGCTGTTTTAATGAGCAACTTTCCACTTGCACTTGTATATCTTGCAGAAAAATTTTATAAAAACGCAAATTTACCACATGAAATGTTCCTTGAAGTTATGGAAAGTCTTCTAAAAACAACAATTGAAAATGTTAAAAAAAATGGGACCTTAAACTCTATAACTGGTCCCATTTACAGAGAGGATGTTGATATTGTAAACGTTGAAATGGAAATATTTTGTAGTACTTTTCCTGAGTTATGCAATCTTTTTGATGGATTTATTCAGATCATACTCTCAATGAAAGAAGAAAAGGAATCTGAAAGTTCTTGA
- a CDS encoding phospho-sugar mutase, giving the protein MILFGTGGIRGVMREGEFDEKTVMVASKGVSNYMKDNNLNKVIIAYDTRNNSRKFAELAAQVFSADNHEVKIFDRPVPTPVLSFAVRYLKYDMGVVITASHNPPEYNGYKVYTSNGVQAVPSVTNVLSRYVENAWNLPINLSENYEFVGDNILNVYIDKVVELISTDLSGLKVLYTPLHGTGAFPVVKVLEKLGAEVIKVEEQMVPDGNFPTVTTPNPEDDEALVLLYKYQKQYGADLAIATDPDCDRVGVVWKGKRLTGNQVGVLIADYLLKDADESSMIVKTIVTTNMVKPICDEKGVKLFETPTGFKFIGDLAEKSRYKFLFGFEESCGYLTGDIARDKDAVIGSALIASVAKHYDLIERLNHLYEKYGYYFEKLLNFKFKELSIAKKLYEKIKAGNIPFDANIVDYSKGYKDIEPNETIKLEFEDASIFVRPSGTEPKLKAYVMVHSDNREYAEKRLQELSDSFSSFIESMI; this is encoded by the coding sequence GTGATATTGTTTGGTACTGGTGGAATACGTGGAGTTATGAGAGAGGGAGAATTTGATGAGAAAACTGTTATGGTTGCAAGTAAGGGTGTTTCAAATTACATGAAAGATAATAATCTTAACAAAGTTATAATAGCATACGATACTCGAAACAATTCAAGAAAATTTGCAGAATTAGCAGCTCAAGTTTTTTCTGCGGATAATCACGAAGTTAAAATTTTTGATAGACCTGTACCAACACCTGTTTTATCGTTTGCAGTTAGATATCTAAAATATGACATGGGAGTTGTAATTACAGCAAGTCATAATCCACCAGAATATAATGGTTACAAAGTTTATACTTCAAACGGAGTTCAGGCAGTACCAAGTGTAACTAATGTATTATCAAGGTATGTAGAAAACGCTTGGAATTTACCAATAAATTTATCAGAAAATTATGAATTTGTTGGAGATAATATTTTAAATGTTTATATTGATAAAGTAGTAGAATTAATTTCTACAGATTTGAGTGGTCTTAAGGTACTTTATACTCCTCTTCATGGTACAGGTGCATTCCCTGTAGTTAAAGTTTTAGAAAAATTGGGAGCAGAAGTTATTAAAGTAGAAGAACAAATGGTTCCAGATGGTAATTTTCCAACGGTTACTACACCAAATCCTGAGGATGATGAAGCGTTGGTGTTGTTATATAAATATCAAAAACAGTACGGTGCAGATTTAGCAATAGCTACTGATCCAGATTGTGATAGAGTGGGGGTTGTTTGGAAAGGTAAAAGACTTACTGGAAATCAAGTAGGAGTTTTAATAGCAGATTATTTATTAAAAGATGCAGATGAATCATCGATGATTGTAAAAACTATTGTTACTACTAATATGGTAAAGCCAATATGTGATGAAAAAGGAGTAAAGCTATTTGAGACTCCGACAGGGTTTAAATTTATTGGAGATCTTGCAGAAAAAAGTAGATATAAATTTTTATTTGGTTTTGAGGAAAGTTGTGGATATCTTACAGGTGATATAGCACGAGACAAAGATGCAGTAATAGGTTCTGCTTTGATTGCATCTGTTGCAAAACACTATGATTTAATTGAAAGATTGAATCATTTGTATGAAAAATATGGATATTATTTTGAAAAATTGTTGAATTTTAAATTCAAAGAACTTTCAATTGCAAAAAAACTTTATGAAAAAATTAAAGCAGGGAATATCCCATTTGATGCTAATATAGTAGATTATTCAAAGGGATACAAAGATATTGAACCTAATGAAACTATAAAGTTAGAATTTGAAGATGCATCTATTTTTGTTAGACCATCTGGAACTGAACCAAAACTAAAAGCTTATGTTATGGTTCACTCAGATAATAGAGAATATGCTGAAAAAAGACTTCAAGAACTTTCAGATTCCTTTTCTTCTTTCATTGAGAGTATGATCTGA
- a CDS encoding DUF554 domain-containing protein: MKNILTPVVNAIAVVIGSLIGMILKKGFPENIRKILFLAVGLSTIGMAINMIIKANNFLIVLGSMVIGGIIGELINIEDKLKKIGDSIKEGDFSTGFVASSILFLVGPLTIVGSITAGLTKDGSLIYMKSLLDGISSIVLSSIYGLGVMLSAISVLLVQGTIVLLSSKLSFLTNPLYLNDLVAVGGVMVLGIGLKILDIKDTKVGNFLPALFISPILSFLTSLF, translated from the coding sequence GTGAAAAATATACTTACTCCTGTTGTAAATGCAATAGCAGTTGTCATAGGAAGTTTAATTGGAATGATCCTAAAAAAAGGATTTCCGGAAAATATTAGAAAAATTCTATTTTTGGCAGTCGGGCTAAGCACAATTGGTATGGCTATAAATATGATAATAAAGGCCAATAACTTTTTAATAGTGTTAGGATCTATGGTTATTGGTGGAATAATAGGAGAATTAATAAATATAGAAGATAAATTAAAAAAAATTGGCGATAGTATTAAAGAAGGGGATTTTTCAACAGGTTTTGTAGCATCTTCAATTCTTTTTTTAGTAGGACCGCTAACAATTGTAGGATCAATTACCGCAGGTCTTACCAAAGATGGTTCTTTGATTTATATGAAATCACTACTTGATGGAATTTCTTCAATAGTTCTCTCATCAATATACGGACTTGGGGTTATGTTATCTGCTATTTCGGTATTATTGGTTCAAGGTACTATAGTGCTTCTTTCTTCAAAACTTTCTTTTTTGACAAATCCTTTGTATTTAAATGATTTAGTTGCAGTAGGTGGAGTAATGGTACTTGGTATAGGATTAAAGATACTTGATATAAAGGATACAAAAGTTGGAAATTTTCTTCCAGCACTTTTTATATCACCAATATTAAGTTTTTTAACTAGCTTATTTTAG